The window AGATATCCTAAatatcgtatatatatatatatatatatatatatatatatatatatatatattcttttacttGCATACTCgccttatcataaaatatatacatcGAAGAACAAAACCTCTTATCATTCTgtactccctctctctctctctctctctctccactgccatattctcttcttctccccttcCGGCCTTCCCCATCCCGCTTCCTCTCTCTGACTCGCTCTATCCCAGTCTCTtttttctctatctctctctctctctacgtttTCCTCTATCTCTCTGTGCGGGGGCTTTTGGTGTTCCGCGACGATGGGAAAGCAATGAGGAGACCATGCCGTTCACGCCATCAGACCATGCCTCCTGCGGCGACCTTTTGTGCAGGGAAGACGCTAGTGTACTCGCCGGAGACTCGCCGGGCGGCGCCGTGGGTCTGGTCGAGTTCCCCGATGAATCGGACGAATCCATCGCCGGGCTCATAGCGGCGGAGACGGACTACTCGCCCGGGTTCGACTACCCGGACCGGTTCCGGTCCAAATCGCTCGACTCGGTGGCGCGCCAGGAGGCCGTCGCCTGGATCCTCAAGGTCCCCCGCCGGCGCATGCTATCTCGATTCTGTAGTGATTTGCTATCTCGAGCCGGATCCCCTTACCGTCGTCTGGCGGAAGTTTTAAGTGCTCTATCGTTATTTCTTTTCCCTTCTTTTCAGGTGCATGTGTACTACGGTTTCCGTCCATTGACGGCGTATCTTGCCGTTAACTACTTGGATCGCTTCCTCTCTTCTCACCGCTTACCGGTTTGTTCATTCCCAATGTTCTTCGCTCCTCTTCTCGTAATTACATTATAGCTTTATGTTAATTCTTAAAAGGAATGAGTTTGAGATTTCCCGTGACTCGAGGAATGACAAATAACCAATTCTAAAATCTTTATACATCTTTGGTTGTTTTGCAGTATCATCTTAAGGAAACTAAGTTTGGCCACATAAGGGAGTTCGATGAGAAAGTATGTATGTTCCTATGGATTATGGATAGAAGGGTGGTTGTAGATTCATTAATATTAGTAAAACTTTTGGAGCcatattgaaaaataattttttttgtttgtgaatagaggaaaaaaaaatactattagtTTTtctttgtagaggcaagagttgaAAATGTTCTCCGATTTGGATGATGATGCAGTTTTGGCACATGAGTAAATATGAGTGTGCAAGCCCTGATCGCCCTGTTTTTTATGCTTTCGACTTGGATTCCTAAATTTTAGGCTTCCTTCTATGTACTAATAGGACCCTGTGGAAAGGAAAGTGATCATTTACACTAGGTTAGAAGGGTTGGTTTACCTAACATTTCTGGTCAGTCCAGAAAAATTAGGAAAAGAACAGGATTGGATGATGGAGAATAAATACGAGTCTTCTCATCCACAAAGTTAGCATTCACATGTACTTTTTTAATTGCTAACTTGGGGGTGACGATGATCCTAGCTGCATCTGCAAACATAAAAATAGAACAAAATTCAGCACAGTCTTATTAGTTGTATCATGGAACCTtttccattattattattttttgttttaagaagataGGTTATCTCATACATGTTCGATCTGCCCATGCAGCAAAATGAATGGGCATTGCAACTTCTGTCGGTGGCATGCCTCTCCCTGGCTGCAAAATTGGAGGAGACCCTGCTCCCATCCCTATTAGACTTGCAGGTAAAAGAAACCTCAATACATTTTATTTGGTCAACTGTATTTGCtaatcttcattttttttatttgcttAGGTTGAGGGTGCAAAGTTCATTTTCGAACCTCGCACAATTCTCAGAATGGAGCTTCTCGTGCTCAATGCATTGAACTGGAGATTGCGATCTGTGACACCCTTCACTTTCATTAATTTCTTTGTTCACAAGATCGACCCTGCAGGAAAGTATGCAAGATCTTTGGTTTCACGGGTCACCGAAATTACATTGGCAACAACGAAAGGTTACGTAATTATGATTGTCATTACAATATGAATAATTAAGAACTGCATTCTCGATTTAAGCTGAAACATTTGGTGTAACAGACATAAAGTTCCTAAGTCACCGCCCATCATCACTTGCTGCAGCTTCCATTATTTGTGCGACCGATGAGGTTAAGGATCTAACATTTGTTAATCCTGGTATTGCAGCATCGTGGTGCACCGGATTAATAGAGGTGAGAAAAATTCAGTCTCGAAGTAGCTAAAACTGTGCAGCTTTGATAGAAAAAAAGTATACTAggctgcatttttcttttttataggaagggattgcCGATTGCTATCAATCACTCAAGCAAGTAATTGTCGATATAACGAGGAGAGAGCCTCCAATGATTCTTCCGCAACTCAGAGTTGCCACCCCAATGAACATGGGGCCAAGTGTATCATCCTCTTCTTCCCCACCCAATAAaagaaggaagctgaacaacaatTGCTGATGGGTGGATAATGACAAGGAGAGTTTACAGGAAACctgataagtttttttttttttatcttcttcttctattctaggAAGTGGGCTTCGTAAAATCAGCTGCATATTTCTACAGTGCGTaggcaatttctttttttttttggggattTGCAGATTCCTCATTATTTTTCAGAGGAGTCTGGGGATCTTAGTGAAGCAATTAGGATTCTGGTTTATGATTGTGTGTCTAACGAGGAAGTAAGCCGGGTggatgattattatttttggttcttttttTCTTGAAGTTCTTTCATTTGTGGATCTTTGCTATCTTTATAGGCTATGATAGCAAAGTGTTGCAGATTCTCGAGGGAGGGGGATCTGCCATTATTTTCTGGTGGTGAGAGTGGAGGGACATGATCTTGTTTGTGGAGGGTGTGGGGGCTGTAAGAATCACAGTTAGCACTCATTGCTGGATGAAAGAGATATCAACTGATTGGGTGTTTCTACAGCCGAGGGTGAGAATGAGATGGCAGTCAAAGATGCGGGTAACCAGTAGTACATGTGAGCAAGGATAGATTCCAAATGGCAGTTTGCTCCACATCTGTTGTCGGTGGGGCCGATGTCCTCCTCAGTCAGCCACATCAGTATGTATTATGGAGATTGGTTTTCTTTGTTTGTGTGATTGATTGTTAAGGATCTTTAATGTATTGTTTAGACAATGCATGTCAACCTGGAGAGGATGTGTATTCATCTGGCTTCAGGCTGCATCCTCGAATGATGTCTTTTGAAGGTTGTGTTATTCCAaatcaataaaagaaaattgataCATCTATGCATTTGGAAAGGCTACTCTACAGTTCATGTTCCTAACTCTGCAACTGGAAATGCCCAAATCAGAGCAATTAATTTTTGAATGAGAACATATCTGCTTTCATGCCTTTTTTGTTATCATCGGTTGCTACCTTTTGCAGAtatgaatcaaatcttttgttgGATAATGCATTAAGATATATGAGCAGAATCAGTCTTTTCTGGCATCAGTGATTCTATAAAATGGTGAAGGTGAGTTGAGTGACATCAACATCTCGTTCCAtccatatgatatatatatatatatatatatagtactcgTAGGAAATGTGGCAGTCATTCTATAAAATTAGGAGAATTGAGTAGTGAGATGTTTCAGCAGTACAGGAGCCCACTTGTTGATGGAGTGGTGATTGCCAGATTCTTGCACTGTAGGCTAATGTCCTTGCAGCATCGTTTTGTAGGAGAGGCAGAGTGGAAAAGCACACAAAAGTATGGCTCACGAGCCATACAACCAGACGTTCCCAAGAGCACTTTaaagcgcagagagagagagagagagcgagagcagCTTTACTCCCTTTTCTGCTGTTTCCTGCTTTGGCCTTGCCTGAAGAGACTCATCTTCCGTGAGCAGGATACatggccagagagagagagagaataatggAATGGTAATGGGGGACATGGCATCAGATTGGGATGGAATACATCCAAACAAGACAGCTCAATGAGTGCGGTACGGAGCAAAGGCATCTCATCTGGCCTCCCGCCCGCGCCTCctccttctgctgctgctgctgctgctgctgctaacgAACTCATGGTCTTGGCCATGGCCGATGCTGCAATTTCGAGTTGGGACCATGGCTGTTGTTGCTGGCGGCCAACCTGCAATCTTTGGCATGGCTCACATTGTCACGTTCattagacagagagagagagagagagagagcgcatcAGTTCTGGTACCTCTGGTTCAGATAATAATTTGGGGAAGAAGAAGCTTTTGCTTCTGGTTTCTGTAGATTATACTGTAGAAAGCAGCAATTTTGAGAAGTTCAAATACAGTGAGATTGTTAAGAACGTGACAAACGAATCTACATGATAGCCATAATCGGCATTTACCTcacaagggaagggaagggatcaAAAAGATATATTCTTTCAGATACAACGTAAGTAAGCATAtggttaagattttttttttaattgttttatAAAACAAATTATCATACTAGTTTCGATCATCACTGCAATATAATGCATCAAGTCAACTCAGTCCACTAATTAGTTAAAATTAAGtggagctaattacatattatccccactaattagttatttttagtattttgatttttGTACTTTGAAAAGTTACATTAAGATTCTAtagttttatgaaaataaaatatttaactcatTATTCTAATAAAAtctcttaatttttaatattataaaattatattttaaactctatgtagatatttcaatatttcacTATCGTTATTATAGGAAttccaatataacttttgaaattgTAAGGATTAAGATATTAACGACAACTAATTacaagagataatatataattaacctaaaTTAAATCAAACTATCACATAATTCTACGAAGAAGTTTTATTTTACTATTTTAATTGATCAAACAATcttgaattattataaaattttataaaaaaacttaaatataCATTACTTTTTAgcttaaaataaaatcatttgatGTACCTcaatcttaaaaataaaaaaaatatgagcatatcatttatcatatttataaaatatagacatcataaaatcatatcattaaatgaggataatttatatttttactggTATGTTAACAAGTGTCTTTTGTAATACTTTGATATAGATAACCTGttttttattagaaaaacaaaaaagaaccaTCTGACATATACCATGGTCAGTCTTTATTCCTAATATATCTATTAAAGGAGAACAAGGAATAATGTCCTTCTATCTAATACTAAGCTGTTCATCTTTTTTCCGAATATTTATCTCAAAGGCCTAATCATCTAATGGGGCTAAGGCTTCTTCTCaatcattattattatatatatttttatttatttatttataatactcGATTAgtttcatatcaaaaataaataatattatgatcGATACATAAGAAGAatctgatgaatatattattatcgatttcaatttaaatattttgatgagCTAAACCTAATTAGATTTAGCCCAAATCACTAGCAAATAAGACAGATTGTGTCATTATTAACAACAAAGCAAATAAGAGGAAAATGGAAACCCTAAATTTTGTCTCCAAACACTTTCCTCAAGACAAGCACGAACGTGTAAACTGGAGTTAGAAGTCTCAGCCGAGGAGGACTTGAACGGTGTTTCGCTGTGTTCATGTCATTAATGGTGTTTCTCGATACATTTGTTAGGTAAACTAATGCACCCACACCCAACCGTGTGATCCGTTGACCAATGAAAAGTTGGGTAGTTCTTCCGCTGATACTTTCTGCTACATCTCTACCGATGGTTACTGCCGATGCTGCAAACTAAACTGTGCTTAGCATTTTGGGACGTGGCTTTTCTATCCAGGTTATCGACTGTTGGAATTCCTGGATGGATTGGATTGATTATATTGTTCTTGCTTGGCATTATCCTCCTCAGATGTGCTGTATCTTTGGTTAAAGATTAAAGATACCATGGTGACCAATCTCAAGTAAACTACATCCCTTGGATGCATATGGTGACATCAACGATTGCGCTTTGAAAGATGTTGCCTCCTTTGAAAGGAGATTATTATTTTGCCAAGTTAACCGGAAAAGATGTTGTCTCCGTTGAAAGGAGGCTGGCTGCACAGAGAAGCTTCTTTGAAGGTAATAATGAATATGGATGGACACACTATGATATGACAACAATGTTCAGCAATGGTGACAACTGCAAAGACAAGTTTTATGGGAGCTCTGTGGTAGGTGTCGAGGTTGAGTCCATAACAACAATGTTCGGCAATGGTGTGGTGTCTCTTCCCAGTTTTGATTTGGTAGTGAAACCAAGGTTGATGATGAAGGCAACTCCGCCACCAGTTCTACCTACCTACCATGAGAAGCAAACCAAGTTTCCATACAACCCAAGGTCACTTGTCCTCTGCAATTTCCTCATCAGTTGAGCTAACGAGGGAAGAAGCAGGTTGAGAGTGGTTGTGCCCACCCTTCTGAATACTCCACATACCTTGGGCTCCCATGCCATGTCCATTAAGATGGttcctgctctctctctctctccctccctccatgCCAATGCTCCACTGCAGCAAGCATGGAGTGGAGTGTGATCCAGAGGAAGGTCGGCCCTCTGCTGTGGCTACTGGTCGTCTCCACCATCCTTGCCCTCTTCATCATGCATTCATCCTCCACTTTCAGCATCAGTATCAAAGCTGTTCTCACCCAAAGCCCTCTCGTCACCACCAGTGATGTCTCAAACCAAAGCCCTTCTCTCCCTGCTAACACCAGCGGTGTGACGCCAGTGCACAACAGTTCTTCCTCCCCACAACTCTCCGCTGGTAACTTCACTGCACCACATTTCTTCCACTGCTCGGCAGCGTCGATGCATTATGATGGTAACTTCCTTCTTCCGTCGGTGCAGATGGCAACGAAGAGCAATGCGACACATCGAAGGGCAAGTGGGTGAAAGAAGCAGGAGCATCGATCTACACCAACCTGACATGCCCGACGTACCCTGATATCAATAACTGCGGCAAGTATGGCAAGGATCAGAGCTATTTGTATTGGAGATGGCAACCGGATAGTTGCGACATACCGAGGTTTGAGCCCGAGACGTTCTTGAACATAGTTAGAGGGAAGAAGATGGCCTTCATCGGAGACTCCCTGGCCCGGAATCAGATCGATTCTTTGCTATGCCTCCTGTCTCAGGTGATATCTTATGCCTTCATTGCTGGTGCTAATTCGATGCCCGAGATTAACTGAAGCTACGACTACAACATGATGTGCTACTTGTGGTGCAGGCAGAGACCCCAAGGGAAGTTTCCAGGGATTCAGGTGGGAAATACGTGACATGGTACTTCCCACCGCATGATTTCACCCTCATGGTCATGTGGACAGAGTATTTCGTAGAAGCGAGACCGAGAATCATAAATGGAACAGCTTCAAACTCATTTGAGATTCACCTGGACAAGGTGAGCACCAATTGGGCAGAGAAGCTTCCTGGTGTAGATTTTGCCGTCATCTCCGGTGGCAACTGGTTCTTCAGAGGGATCCATTTGTACGAAGAGGGAAAGATGATCGGTTGCATCAACTGCAGGGGGCAAAACCTGACAGAGTTCGACGTCACTGTGACCATCAGAAGGGCGCTCAGAACAGCCCTGCAGTACATAAGTTCATGCAAGGATTGTGAAGGGCTTGTCGCCTTCTTGAGGACCTTCACATCGTCACACTTTGAGAATGGCTCTTGGCTCACCGGAGGATACTGCAATAGGACTCGGCCATTGAATGAGACTCGGATACTCCTGGATGATGTCGCCTGGGAGATAAGAAAGATTCAGTTAGAAGAGATCGAGAGAGTAAGACAGCAAGAGAGCGGAGGGAAGATGAGGTTTGGGGTATTGGATGTCACCAAAGCTATGATGCTGAGGGCTGACGCGCATCCTGGGGATCACTGGACCAAGAAATCGAAGGCGAGTGTCAATGACTGCTTGCACTGGTGCTTGCCTGGGCCTATCGATATGTGGAGCGATCTACTGCTTGCGACTCTCGAGAAAAATTTTCTACCTTCTTAGTCGACTATTTTGTACATTTTTTATCATTCGTATTCAGTAAATTCCATAACATTTTGTTGGTTCTTGAATAAACCATGCGGATGTGTTCTTGAATCCCATTCATGCGTCTCTTATTTAAGAGTTTGAAACAAAGATTTCTGTCTCTCTAGGAATCTGTTTGAGGGTGAAATGATCATCCCGGAAGTCCAGACTATGCAGGTCGAGAAAAAGTCACAGGTGAGGAGTCAAAACATGGATGGAAACTATAGTTTTCCTCGAATCTAATTCTGAGAGAATTAATCATGACTAAGACATCAGATTTAGGAATGCCAACTTCAAGGCTGTATTTTTTGTGAATGGAGATCGTGCTAAGTTTCCATCATTCTGTCTCGACCCAAAACCTTTACTCACAGAACAAGAAGAAGTTATCAAGGAAAACATTCACAAGAAAGAAATGGATTCCGAAACACAACACTCCTACTATTCACACTGTGTCTTGAATTGTTTGCAGTATCTCGAatgacataaaaagaaaaatggcaaaagaaatcttcaaTTGGATGCTTAACATACAAAAACCTGTTCCTACGAATCTGAGTTCTTCACAACATGGTTTGTTTATACTCTCGTATTGGCGCATATGATGAGTTGCAGCTCCTTCACACACTCTGCCATGGATGGCCTCCCGCAGCTTTCCATGCGAACACAGCGTGCGGCAAGACTTACAAACATGGAGATGGAGTCCATGGTATATGAGCTTTTAGCCATGTCAGGATCAACCACTTTTCGCAATTTCTTTCGATCATTTAATAGATGTCGAACCTAGAACATGTAAGCCTTCATGAGCTTACTGCATTTACCCGTAGGTTATCTATCCTACAATTCAAAGTCCTGTACCTGTAACAGAAGATTTTGTTCACAAGGACCCTGGTTGAGTTCTACTGCTGTCCGACCGGTCAACAGTTCAAGCAGGACGACGCCATAGGCGTAGACATCACTCTGTAAGGTGAGCTTTCCTGTCTGTAAAAATCTAGGAAATCTTATTAGAAGTTGAAGCTTTCTGTAGGTGTTGCAGAGTTAGTTATAAGAAAGAAAGCACTGTATAACTAAATATACAGAAGGATTAGTTaagcatttttttttgtttactgtGGAATCAAACTTGAACATGTTTCAAGTTGGAAAGTATTcaaagcaaaaaaagaaaaagaaaaaacttgaACATGTTTCTTCTTTGAAATTTGACTCTCTTCGGGGAAGAGTGCTGAACATAAACTGCCTTCCACACATCCAACCTTCACTTAGGCATTCATGTCATTCTATCCGAATTTAGAACATTAAACAACATCGATCGTCTTCATTTGTTTTCGAAAGGATTAGCCACCTTCATGACACTAAAGTGTGAGATGATTGCCTGCCTTTCGAAATACCGATTATAAAACTGGGCCGCGGAAAACTCAGTTCTGATACATCAATCTATTTTAATTGGAAGAAAGCATGAAGCAGGGTAGTTCAGAAACTGTAGTAAGAGACTGCAGCAGAGCTTAGAAACTAGTTATGAATCATAATTCACTAAGAAATCAAGAGGAAGTGGATGCATACCAATGCATACTCAGGATCAAAGTAGCCAAAAGTACCTAGGAGCTTTGTGGTTGCATATATATCCTCACCGTTCGGCATTAGCTTAGCAAGTCCAAAGTCAGAAATCTGAGGAGTCGAGCAATCATCACAGTCATGCCATGCAACACTGTAGCACCACAAGTTGCATCAGATTCGTAATTCGTGGATACTTAATCTCTTCATTACCTTGGCCTCAAAGTATTCATTCAAGAGAATGTTGGAAGATTTGAAGTCTCTATGCACAACAGGAATACCAGCAGCAGAACTGGAATGGAGATAAGCCAAAGCCCTCGCTGCTCCAAGTGCTGCCTTCAGCCTCAAAGCCCAGTCCATCTTTGTTTCCCTAATTCCTTATGAATGGACAGGAGAAATTTGATTAAGAATGATGTTTATACAGAACAGATCAAGATGATACTGCAACTTAATGGAACCAACCATTCAAATAATCTTGAAGGTTTCCATTCGGCATGTACTCGTAGACAAGAAACCTATCCTTCCCGTCAGCACAATATCCGATCAGTGTTACCAAATTTGGATGTTCCAGTCTGCTCAAGATGTCTACTTCTACTCGGAACTCGCGTTCACCATCAGTTTGTTTATAAGGAGGTAAATCCATCTTCTTGATCGCAACAACCTATAAATCGTTCGATACATGTCAGTATGAGAAAGCATCAAAGCAGGTGTGTGCCGACTCGCCAACAGTCCTTCTCTTTGTTACTTCACTGTCTTAGAAAACTCGGAACAAAATTATCGAGAACCAAAATGATCACATTTGACAAATAGAAAACGAGTATACAAACTCGTCGATTTTGAGCTTGTGATGCATGGAATCAAAGTGGAAATCGGTTAATTTCTCCATGACAAACATGAAACAGTTCGAAGTGAGTGAAATGAAGGTGTAAACAGGGGAAAATGATGTGTGTTTTTCCTACTGGCATAGGAATCTGAAAATGAAGCTTAATCTTCCATGAAAACAATGGCGATACTCACGAACCTCTCCATTCCTGAGAATTCCCTTGTACACCCGGCCAAATCCTCCTTTTCCGAGCAGGTTCTCTT of the Musa acuminata AAA Group cultivar baxijiao chromosome BXJ2-10, Cavendish_Baxijiao_AAA, whole genome shotgun sequence genome contains:
- the LOC135625605 gene encoding xyloglucan O-acetyltransferase 3-like, translating into MEWSVIQRKVGPLLWLLVVSTILALFIMHSSSTFSISIKAVLTQSPLVTTSDVSNQSPSLPANTSGVTPVHNSSSSPQLSADGNEEQCDTSKGKWVKEAGASIYTNLTCPTYPDINNCGKYGKDQSYLYWRWQPDSCDIPRFEPETFLNIVRGKKMAFIGDSLARNQIDSLLCLLSQAETPREVSRDSGGKYVTWYFPPHDFTLMVMWTEYFVEARPRIINGTASNSFEIHLDKVSTNWAEKLPGVDFAVISGGNWFFRGIHLYEEGKMIGCINCRGQNLTEFDVTVTIRRALRTALQYISSCKDCEGLVAFLRTFTSSHFENGSWLTGGYCNRTRPLNETRILLDDVAWEIRKIQLEEIERVRQQESGGKMRFGVLDVTKAMMLRADAHPGDHWTKKSKASVNDCLHWCLPGPIDMWSDLLLATLEKNFLPS
- the LOC135625895 gene encoding cyclin-D2-1-like isoform X1; protein product: MPFTPSDHASCGDLLCREDASVLAGDSPGGAVGLVEFPDESDESIAGLIAAETDYSPGFDYPDRFRSKSLDSVARQEAVAWILKVHVYYGFRPLTAYLAVNYLDRFLSSHRLPQNEWALQLLSVACLSLAAKLEETLLPSLLDLQVEGAKFIFEPRTILRMELLVLNALNWRLRSVTPFTFINFFVHKIDPAGKYARSLVSRVTEITLATTKDIKFLSHRPSSLAAASIICATDEVKDLTFVNPGIAASWCTGLIEEGIADCYQSLKQVIVDITRREPPMILPQLRVATPMNMGPSVSSSSSPPNKRRKLNNNC
- the LOC135625895 gene encoding cyclin-D2-1-like isoform X2 → MPFTPSDHASCGDLLCREDASVLAGDSPGGAVGLVEFPDESDESIAGLIAAETDYSPGFDYPDRFRSKSLDSVARQEAVAWILKVHVYYGFRPLTAYLAVNYLDRFLSSHRLPQNEWALQLLSVACLSLAAKLEETLLPSLLDLQVEGAKFIFEPRTILRMELLVLNALNWRLRSVTPFTFINFFVHKIDPAGKYARSLVSRVTEITLATTKASIICATDEVKDLTFVNPGIAASWCTGLIEEGIADCYQSLKQVIVDITRREPPMILPQLRVATPMNMGPSVSSSSSPPNKRRKLNNNC
- the LOC135625606 gene encoding probable serine/threonine-protein kinase PBL28, with amino-acid sequence MPFNIVSAWNKRRRSKSHDHMDPWIYEPVDYWQLKGQKPSFGRRNCSSVFTLREMEEATSSFNEENLLGKGGFGRVYKGILRNGEVVAIKKMDLPPYKQTDGEREFRVEVDILSRLEHPNLVTLIGYCADGKDRFLVYEYMPNGNLQDYLNGIRETKMDWALRLKAALGAARALAYLHSSSAAGIPVVHRDFKSSNILLNEYFEAKISDFGLAKLMPNGEDIYATTKLLGTFGYFDPEYALTGKLTLQSDVYAYGVVLLELLTGRTAVELNQGPCEQNLLLQVRHLLNDRKKLRKVVDPDMAKSSYTMDSISMFVSLAARCVRMESCGRPSMAECVKELQLIICANTRV